From Actinosynnema mirum DSM 43827, a single genomic window includes:
- a CDS encoding acyl-CoA dehydrogenase family protein — MTTAVEFAEARERVREFVRDELLGERPELDVLGDMPLPLYQGFAKTGLSNWWLSPELGGLGLTLEQSVDLVSELSYGDAGVAFTLLISIMATNMVWLYGSDELKQRHLRPLAESGGFAATLGSEQAAGSELGRTATEARREGAELVLDGEKWFATNADFADFLVVVAKSPDNPSGHAAIVVPRDAPGVHVVKRWDMVGVRASGTYQVSLRGVRVPASNALSGPGLRVLEVGLNASRVLIASTAIGVARRIRDLSIEYARQKPLRGSTLLSNAVFGAKIGQAEMGIGVMLNQCRAAGRDFDSIMLGGAAGADFLRHGTLKSALETKMFTGQMGWSIATTGSEMFGALGYTGESLIGKLVRDMRYISIVEGGDDVLRDLMFNRYALPEGKRY, encoded by the coding sequence GTGACCACGGCCGTGGAGTTCGCCGAGGCGCGGGAGCGGGTTCGGGAGTTCGTGCGCGACGAGCTGCTGGGCGAGCGCCCCGAGCTGGACGTGCTGGGTGACATGCCGCTGCCGCTGTACCAGGGGTTCGCCAAGACCGGGCTGTCGAACTGGTGGCTGAGCCCGGAGCTGGGCGGGCTCGGGCTGACGCTGGAGCAGAGCGTCGACCTGGTGTCGGAGCTGTCGTACGGCGACGCCGGGGTGGCGTTCACCCTGCTGATCTCGATCATGGCCACGAACATGGTGTGGCTGTACGGGTCGGACGAGCTCAAGCAGCGGCACCTGCGACCGCTGGCGGAGTCCGGCGGGTTCGCGGCGACGCTGGGCAGCGAGCAGGCGGCCGGGAGCGAGCTGGGGCGCACCGCCACCGAGGCGCGGCGCGAGGGCGCCGAGCTGGTGCTCGACGGGGAGAAGTGGTTCGCGACCAACGCGGACTTCGCGGACTTCCTCGTGGTGGTGGCGAAGTCGCCGGACAACCCGTCGGGGCACGCCGCGATCGTGGTGCCGAGGGACGCGCCGGGCGTGCACGTGGTCAAGCGGTGGGACATGGTGGGCGTGCGGGCCTCCGGCACCTACCAGGTCTCGTTGCGGGGCGTGCGGGTGCCCGCGTCGAACGCGCTGTCCGGGCCGGGGCTGCGGGTGCTGGAGGTGGGGCTCAACGCCAGCCGGGTCCTGATCGCCTCCACCGCGATCGGGGTGGCCAGGCGGATCAGGGACCTGTCGATCGAGTACGCCAGGCAGAAGCCGCTGCGGGGCTCGACGCTGCTGTCCAACGCGGTGTTCGGGGCGAAGATCGGGCAGGCGGAGATGGGCATCGGCGTGATGCTCAACCAGTGCAGGGCCGCGGGCCGGGACTTCGACTCGATCATGCTGGGCGGCGCGGCGGGCGCGGACTTCCTGCGGCACGGGACGTTGAAGTCGGCGCTGGAGACGAAGATGTTCACCGGGCAGATGGGCTGGTCGATCGCGACGACCGGGTCGGAGATGTTCGGGGCGCTGGGCTACACCGGCGAGTCGCTGATCGGGAAGCTGGTGCGGGACATGCGCTACATCTCGATCGTCGAGGGCGGCGACGACGTGCTGCGGGACCTGATGTTCAACCGGTACGCGCTGCCGGAGGGCAAGCGGTACTGA
- a CDS encoding YybH family protein, with the protein MTEPLMVHDIPTDDLTRQTDLFLRAFNSWDHDTIERMYSPDAVSVWKPGEEPVGGDARRANVAEFLAWRVPMRARTKGIYVNGDTALLIVDWEIRGTAASGELIDLTGTGTDVLRRGRDGRWRYIIDNAYGGADD; encoded by the coding sequence TGGTGCACGACATCCCCACCGACGACCTGACCAGGCAGACCGACCTGTTCCTGCGGGCCTTCAACTCCTGGGACCACGACACGATCGAGCGCATGTACAGCCCCGACGCGGTGTCGGTGTGGAAGCCGGGGGAGGAACCGGTCGGCGGCGACGCCAGGAGAGCCAACGTCGCCGAGTTCCTCGCCTGGCGGGTGCCGATGCGGGCCCGCACCAAGGGCATCTACGTCAACGGCGACACGGCCCTGCTCATCGTCGACTGGGAGATCAGGGGCACCGCGGCCAGCGGTGAGCTGATCGACCTGACCGGGACCGGCACGGACGTGCTGCGCCGCGGCAGGGACGGCCGCTGGCGCTACATCATCGACAACGCCTACGGCGGCGCGGACGACTGA